In Mytilus trossulus isolate FHL-02 chromosome 6, PNRI_Mtr1.1.1.hap1, whole genome shotgun sequence, a single window of DNA contains:
- the LOC134722676 gene encoding ganglioside-induced differentiation-associated protein 1-like translates to MCINNFKMSDNRFTLYYFHGSYYSQKALLALFEKGCQFNRKFINIHTGEQKTPEYMKMNPLGQVPLLKDGEEVIVESEKIIDYIDEEIKSGPILVPDLNTPVGKEVQRLRQFIGGIRIEITTFGLFFNPDLSTSGVKVPKSFLQHLKGSSEKNVSSLEEAALKYPDFRDSYIAKAEKSRQFFADAANRELVVQCLEEIEQKCDHLEECLRKSKNTVKGDEFLLTGPDFNSADISLVVFMDRMVKLGLEGRYFCESKRPLLYDYFQRIGHRQSVQLLRTEVKKLVSMFIWNRVKATVPYVAALGLTIGLGVWFMKNKSAVINLVVKK, encoded by the exons ATgtgtataaataatttcaagatGTCTGATAACCGATTTACGTTATACTACTTCCATGGATCTTACTATTCCCAAAAG GCATTGTTGGCTTTATTTGAGAAAGGATGTCAATTCAAccgaaaatttataaatatccaTACCGGAGAACAAAAAACTCCGGAATATATGAAAATGAACCCATTAGGACAAGTTCCATTGTTAAAAGATGGAGAGGAAGTTATAGTGGAGTCGGAAAAAATCATCGACTACATAGACGAAGAAATTAAATCGG GGCCAATATTGGTACCTGATCTCAACACACCAGTGGGAAAAGAAGTACAAAGGTTGCGTCAGTTTATTGGTGGAATTAGAATAGAGATCACCACATTTGGGTTGTTTTTTAATCCTGACTTGTCTACTTCCGGTGTTAAAGTGCCCAAAAGTTTCTTGCAACATTTGAAAG GTTCTTCCGAGAAAAATGTGAGCAGTTTGGAAGAAGCAGCTCTGAAATATCCAGATTTTAGAGATTCTTATATTGCAAAAGCCGAAAAGTCGAGACAATTCTTTGCAGACGCTGCTAACAGAGAATTGGTTGTGCAATGTTTAGAAGAAATCGAACAGAAGTGCGATCATTTAGAGGAATGTTTGAGGAAAAGTAAAA ATACTGTAAAGGGAGACGAGTTTTTGTTGACAGGTCCAGATTTTAACTCAGCCGACATTTCACTTGTTGTGTTCATGGACAGAATGGTGAAGTTGGGACTTGAAGGCAGATATTTTTGTGAATCAAAGAGGCCATTATTATACGATTACTTTCAGAGAATTGGTCATAGACAGTCCGTCCAGTTATTAAGGACCGAAGTTAAGAAATTGGTCTCAATGTTCATATGGAATAGAGTTAAGGCAACAGTGCCATATGTGGCTGCTCTGGGATTAACAATTGGATTAGGCGTCTGGTTCATGAAAAATAAGTCAGCAGTTATAAATTtagttgttaaaaaataa
- the LOC134721222 gene encoding toll-like receptor 2, producing MEKKMMYMFVLSVIVTLTCVEPAFSCTYSRNRKHQLVAHCENQGLTSVPRNLNRDIQELILSNNLISILKNNSFINYTRLEILRLTKNKISDIHEDAFAGLNSLKVLKVNDNLISITILPQDVFIHLNALIVLDISRNKKHLNEDSQFIYPDATFSRLERLQNLSIDLFMFPVFGSGFIKLQNLNVLNFDKCYLRNSSGFRLWNATFENFSSNLQQLYISGCRHFFQMEYGCMEHFPNLKVLDLSESYVHLYQALRILHPYQNKNMSVINFHHITDNSINGDDFPGAVVITVELMKYLRTICIEALDISKTGIVDYQQNSLFSFKYPECFTTFIISANKLPTTTSDHYIEVIKFAKNAKNMKVYDFSYFISIADNPNLAYLNVYDPEAFYQFSKKTQKIEVHPQIQISLPSSIEFLRFSYTNDLLHSASITCANTSLKYLDVSFSVFLKFPDLTNGCGKQLEYLDVSGIPVTEVTLPSVTLPKLYTFKMTNARLDQAVLKGKQWIEFTAPEIRNIDISFNNLWNLETSTFIGQPHITHLNMSNNLFRTIPSFVTRLKKLESLDLSSNLITNIDSQLMLWMDEMTLSNRSLHLNFDNNAFICSCDTLDFLLWFSQTKVTFYNGDTYNCTIHDKPAVLREVIQNTNKYFSDCKSTMWLHVGIVLVASTFCILIPLIVIYNYRWMIILCIYRKVRRAVEKGLHESYMYDAYVSYEDRSVAWIKNFLLPKFEGEWGLKVCLHDRDILPGDLTADAKAESIQKSRHFVFVITEQFTEGKWGRFEIERAVYEKYTTNLRKIIVILQNIQVKDIPEEIVNISNDVCFIELPLDENEIYDKRYSQSTWLKLKALFYLN from the coding sequence ATGGAAAAGAAGATGATGTATATGTTCGTTCTGTCAGTCATCGTAACATTAACATGTGTGGAACCAGCATTTTCTTGCACATACAGTAGAAATAGAAAACATCAACTGGTTGCTCATTGTGAAAATCAAGGATTGACATCTGTTCCAAGGAATCTAAATCGAGATATACAGGAGTTAATACTTTCAAATAACTTGATAAGCATACTCAAAAacaattcatttattaattataCCCGTTTAGAAATCCTGAGAttaaccaaaaataaaatatctgatatTCATGAGGATGCTTTTGCAGGACTTAATTCGCTGAAAGTTTTGAAGgtaaatgataatttgataagcATCACAATTCTCCCACAGGATGTTTTCATACATCTTAATGCTTTGATTGTTCTGGATATAAGTCGAAATAAAAAGCATTTGAATGAAGACAGTCAGTTCATTTATCCCGATGCCACATTTTCTAGATTGGAACGTTTGCAGAATCTCTCGATAGATCTCTTCATGTTTCCTGTATTTGGAAGTGGATTTATAAAACTTCAAAACCTCAACGTATTGAACTTTGATAAATGTTATTTGCGAAATAGTAGTGGATTTAGGCTATGGAATGCAACCTTTGAAAATTTTTCGTCAAACCTCCAACAACTCTatatcagtggttgtcgtcATTTTTTCCAAATGGAATATGGCTGTATGGAACATTTTCCTAACTTAAAAGTTTTAGATCTGTCAGAATCATACGTTCATTTATATCAAGCATTGCGTATCCTTCATCCATATCAGAATAAAAACATGTCAGTTATAAACTTTCACCACATAACTGATAATTCAATTAATGGAGATGATTTTCCGGGCGCTGTTGTTATAACAGTAGAATTAATGAAATATCTGAGAACTATTTGCATTGAAGCATTGGACATCTCGAAAACAGGTATCGTAGATTACCAGCAAAATTCTTTGTTTTCGTTCAAATATCCTGAGTGCTTCACAACTTTCATTATATCAGCAAATAAACTGCCTACTACGACTTCAGATCACTATATTGAAGTTATAAAGTTTGCAAAAAATGCTAAGAATATGAAGGTTTATGacttttcatatttcataagtATTGCAGATAATCCAAATCTTGCTTATTTGAATGTTTACGACCCGGAGGCCTtctatcaattttcaaaaaagaccCAAAAAATTGAAGTCCATCCACAAATTCAGATTTCTCTTCCGTCCTCTATTGAATTTCTTAGATTCAGTTACACGAACGATTTATTGCACTCAGCTTCTATAACATGTGCAAATACATCGCTGAAATATCTTGATGTTTCATTTAGTGTTTTCCTCAAATTTCCAGATTTGACAAACGGCTGTGGAAAGCAACTTGAATATTTAGACGTTTCTGGAATTCCAGTAACAGAAGTTACATTGCCGTCAGTTACCTTACCAAAACTATATACATTCAAAATGACCAATGCTCGTTTAGATCAGGCAGTACTAAAAGGTAAACAATGGATTGAATTTACAGCTCCAGAGATAAGAAACATAGACATATCTTTTAATAATCTCTGGAATTTGGAGACCTCAACATTTATAGGTCAGCCACATATAACACATCTCAATATGTCAAACAACCTTTTCAGGACCATTCCATCTTTTGTTACCAGACTCAAAAAGTTGGAATCTTTGGATCTTTCTAGTAATTTGATTACTAATATAGATAGTCAGTTGATGCTTTGGATGGATGAAATGACACTTTCAAATCGCAGCCTTCACCTAAATTTTGATAACAACGCTTTTATATGTTCGTGTGATACATTAGACTTTCTTCTATGGTTTTCACAAACTAAAGTAACATTCTACAACGGAGACACTTATAATTGTACAATACATGACAAGCCAGCCGTATTAAGGGAGgttatacaaaatacaaataaatacttttcagaCTGTAAATCTACTATGTGGCTTCACGTTGGAATAGTATTGGTTGCAAGCACCTTCTGTATTTTAATACCTCTTATTGTCATTTATAACTATAGATGGATGATAATTCTTTGCATTTATAGGAAAGTCAGACGTGCTGTTGAGAAAGGTTTACATGAAAGCTATATGTACGACGCATATGTTTCGTATGAAGACAGAAGTGTGGCGTGGATTAAGAACTTTCTTCTACCAAAATTTGAAGGCGAATGGGGACTTAAAGTATGCTTACATGATCGAGATATTCTTCCTGGGGATCTAACTGCAGATGCGAAAGCAGAATCCATTCAAAAAAGCAGACACTTTGTGTTCGTCATTACTGAACAGTTTACCGAAGGAAAGTGGGgaagatttgaaatagaaagaGCAGTGTATGAAAAATATACTACAAACCTgagaaaaataattgttattttacaaaacattcaAGTTAAGGACATTCCAGAAGAAATTgtgaatatttcaaatgatgttTGCTTTATTGAATTGCCTTTGGACGAAAACgaaatttatgacaaaagatATAGTCAAAGTACATGGCTAAAATTAAAGgctttgttttatctaaattaa